Sequence from the Sander lucioperca isolate FBNREF2018 chromosome 16, SLUC_FBN_1.2, whole genome shotgun sequence genome:
tttacagtgtaggtaAATGGGCTTTGTACGCTTGTACGAAAAAGATGAGTACATATTGTTCATGCTGAAACCTGGATCTCCATGCTCTTCTCCTCACCTTCATttacctgtctctcttctcctctctgtggGTGTTCGCCGCCTGATTCAGCTGCGCGGGCTTTCTGAAGACCTGGCTGCCTTTCCTGATGCTGACGGCCATCATCCTAGCAGTGACCCTGGCCATCAACCTGCGGTGACCTGGGGAGCCAGGTTCAGGACACAGTGGAACCCCCCGCAGGTCCAAAGTGGGGTTGACCTTTCAAACAacaaggggggagggggaggggggttatCTCACGCTTTCGAGCGAAAACGTAATGGACGACATGAAGACTAGTTACCTCTGAGAGAAGCTTGTCGAACAGGAATGTGAAACGCGTACCAACACACGCTTGGGTTTGTGGGGAGCAGGCGGCCTGTTAACTGGCACAGCGCCGGTATGTGACGCTGGAATGCCCTCGTTATGGATATGCATTTCTATTGAGTCATTTATTTCAAGAGAAGTGACTGAACACCCCACCAACCACACAAACACGCGTAACGGATTATGACTATTGAAAGCCCAACAGCAGGTTTAAGCCATCGCCTCCTGCAAAGTGTAGACGTTGTATTAGCTGTATTAGATAGTTGAATAGAGGAACAATAGAGGAACATGCTTACCGTTGAATTCTCCCGAGGAACACATTCCTGCCTTGCTGTCCGATTTTGATGATCTTACTTTCTAATGGATTGGGAGTGTAATCCCATGATTCCAGTGCTTCTAGGATGCCATTTTTTTATACTGGGGAGCACAAACATGTTAAGTCAATTAGATGCCTTTCTAGGGAATTTATTGCATTTCATGCTTGATCTAATGTAGCTCTTCTACAGTACTGCGACTTAAAGCGGAACATGCCAGAGCGGTTTGtatttttgtgcattttctTACTTAACTCCGTAGGATATCAAAGAAGTCTGCATCTtctaaaaagaaatattttctcAGAGATATGTCGTACACGTATTCCATGTATCACCTCATGGTACTACGATAGGTTTACGATAAATGTTTTCATACCTCTAACTACAGATCATCTGTGCAACGACTGTAGCAACCTCAGTGAATGTGGCTGTGGAAAATACCCAGAGAAAGCGACAGAATAGTTGAGCTTTTCTATACTCGTGCCAAATGTAGGAGAATGGAAGACCAAGTCAAACTGTGTCCTTGAATATCTAACTCATTATTTAGTGGAACGGCTCATTGGTGAGTCAAAAGTTATTGAATGAAAAGCCTGTTAATGGATCGGAGTCATGAAACTTGGTCTGGTCTTTTTGTTTAACCTGAGACATTTTTCATTACAAATATTGACTTTATAGGAAGAAGCAGGAGTCagtgcctaaaaaaaaaaaaaaaagacctctCTCACAGATCCTTTCATATattatattttcactttgtgttatttttgacacgtttaaaaaaaataaataaaaaattccaCATGATGGTTGGCACTCGAAATCCGTTGCCATGGCTGTCGTGAGTAGATTTAAATCCCCTCATTGTTTGCAATCAAACAGGAAAAAGAAGTGCCGAGCCCTCTCTTTTGTCCACGGTGCTGCCAGAAGCAGCAGGTAGCCAGGATCCTCAGGTTTTTCTCACTCGACGACCCCTGCTGAATATCCCCAGTCGCCCCAGCTCCTAACCAGCGTCGCTCCTGCTGTTTTCCACATCTGCACATCAGATTCAAAGGTCATTGTGAAATGTCAGTGCTGTTTCGCAAAGCTTTGGTCATAATACTGGCCAACATCCTGCAATAAGCCAAAGTAGATGTCCTTTTAAGTTTGTATTTAGGGTTTAGGGCTAACACAGTGCCAGTTTTCTACATTGCTCTCCTCCTTGGGCTTCTGTTGAAAGCAGATATTCTGTGGCCTCTTGTGTATATTTCACCCATGTTGCCTGTAAATATTTGATCACACATTAAACTTTACACCAGGTGCTCTTTATATACTTTGCAAACTTGATCGCACACTCTACAGATCTGTCCTTTTGAATAATTTACAGTGTAATTTTTATCCTCTTTACTCCACTTGTGCATATATCCTCTCTGCTCGGCAGCGAAGCAGCTTTGTGCCTGAATGAATGCGGgattgcgtgtgtgtttgtgtgttagtcACGCACACAGCGATCGGAGAGAGCATGAAGCatgccggcatgtgtgtgtttgtgttgcatgCATGCAAGAATACTAGTGTTTGAAAGAGAAGTTGGTGTTTGACACATACTGTGGCTTCTTGATTAATTCTCCGCTGCATTTCATTGCAGACAGCGGCCTCATGATTGGTTTGTATATGTATTACTCCATATCTTTCTCTTAATCTTGTTCAAGTTTTATGCGAATGCTGGTAAACCTTAGcaagaataaataataaattagaCTGTAAAAGGCCTGCTTATGTTAATGTTAGACGCAGTAGCCTGTACTGTGCCGTGTGGAGCTACAGTCGCAGTAGATTAGAGCTGCAGAGTCATTTTGTCGAAGCATTAAAACGAATAAACTGAGAATCTGCCCTCTATTTGAACAATAACTACTCTATGAAAAATATTGTTTTGGAATGTTTTAAACCTTCCCGCTGTGACGCTTCatggctgtttttttaaatccatgtcACTAGTGTGAAGGGGTAATCACCTTTTGTATTCTAAATACAACTTTATGCCCCAAAGTctcaattatttatattttaaattattgggaaattaagattttggactTTGAATGCAAACAAGCAGACTGGTGGACCCTGCATTCAGAGTGATGTTACTAAAAGTAGcatgtgtataaaaaaaaatgtctaaactGCAGTGACTTTTTACGTCTCTGTCCAAATTTAGAGAATGTGGCTGTGGAAAATACCTATAGAAACAAACCGAAATGTGAAAAGCCATTTGGTTCTCTGTAATTGCTCTAAATGTTGGAAAATGGGAGACAAACTGTGTCCTTGAATATGTCACTTGTTTTCTTTAGTGAAACAGCTcattcattacattttgagcAATGAAAGgtaatgagtgaatgaatgaatggccCCTTTGAAACTCACAACATTGTCATTATTACagctttgaaataaataaatatatatatatatatatatatatatatatatatatatatatatattttttttttttttttcaggaggaGATTTAGGACTTTAGAACATAAATAGTACACTGACCCTTTATTGGAGTGCATGTGCAAGAATGCATCATTGAGTGGAGATGATCTGAATGGTTTTGGATGTTCCTGCTGCGGTGCCTTGTTGTATCCAAGAGCCAGGTCCTGGAATGTGGAGACCTGTGGTCCCAGCGATTCAGTCCGCTGACAAAAGACAGTTGGGATGCTATTATTAGTGCCACTATCCATATATACTCATACCGCTCTGCAAAAAAACCCCTCTTTTGTTTCTCTAATCCCCCAAAATATCTTTTATGCTGCAGATCATAATAGCCCACGAGGGATTTTAAGACTCCTGCAAGTGTGAAATCTGAATGTGTTTATGACTTACAGCTATAATTGCCAATAAAGATGTCTATTATTGTAGACATTTGTTGAGAgtttttatttgtataaaaCCTGGATTGTCCATGACAACTGTGTGTTCCATCAAGGCTGTCAGCAGCAGGAGGGATGATGTTAGGTAAGGTGCTCTGAAAGGCAAAGCTGAAGTTTCTATAAATACACTCCGAAGTGATTCCTGTAATAATCATTATTAAGCTCTCAGAATAAACATTGAGGAAAGGGAAGCCGTCTCAGCTTTGATACTCTACTATCTAGTGGCTCAAAGTCCCACTCAGTGGCCATTATCCTGCAGAGCATCGTGCCATTCAAGAGAAGGGGGATCAAAGGCTTTCATTAGTctagccccacacacacacacacacacacacacacacacacacacacctcccccaCATTTACCATACCACCTGGGTAGGTGGCGATGACCAGGGCCATCCAATCCACCAACTAGTAAATAGTCAAGTTATGGCAAAGTCAATTCATTTAACAATACAATAAGACAATGATTCCTGACAACATACTAGTTTTTAAATCTGCCCTTGTGGGACTTTTATAtcacattttgttatttaaaaaacaactgcAATACAATCATAAAAGTCCAGATGTCCATATCCAAATTTCAGGTGTGAGGGGCTGCATAATTGGAGACGCCTTTGACGCCACATGATTATATTTGGCTGCACCGCGCGAAACTGTGAATATGGAGAGAAAAGAGCCGAGAGCGCAGCcactttcttctcctcctcctctctccctctctctctaatgCCAGCAGTGGCTACTCCAGGCTGGGAGCAACATCTCATGCGTCCGGACAGAAGCCCCTCCCCGCATATCACCGCGCCAGGCGATGGTCCTTTTAATTTCATTGTTGGAGAAGAAGCGACGCCCCGCTTCGCCACGGCAAAGGATCAAACGCCCCCTCTGATCAGCACGACCCCCAGTTCTGTTCTCATGGAAATCAGAGCCTGCCTCCCGGCCACACTTTTCTGCAGAGATGCAAAGTTGAAGCGCATTCCCAGCCGGGACAACAGACCTTAAAGATGTCTTGGAGGAGCTGATCGTTTCGTTTTATCCATTTTTCTCGTGTGCGCTTCTCTTTCGGATATTTTTTGCTCGCCGctctcggacaccgcacactctttttttttttttaccccctcTCCCAACATGCTGGGTTTGGCGCAGCGCGTGGTTTTCTGCGCGCTGCTCGGCTCCGTTTACGCGTCGTGCCCTCCGCGCTGCGAGTGCTCCGAGGCGGCTCACACCGTCAAGTGCGTCTCCAGAGACCTGCGGAGCGTCCCGACCGGGATCCCCGGATACACCCGGAATCTGTTCATTACGGGTAATCAGATCCGTCGAATCGGTCCGGAGTGTTTTAAAGGGCTCGATAATGTGACGAACCTGTCTCTGAGCAACAACAGGTAAGACTCTCCTAGTGACTCCTGTGTCTTTGTCATTAGTATAATGCAAAGCAAACATATCAAGGGGAAtccaaaactaaaaaaaaaaaaagaattcctcTAAGATACATTTGATCTCAATGGCAAAAGTCATCAGTTCAGTCCTGATTGTTCCAGAAATATAGCAGCCAAGCAGATTTCATCATTTTGTTTAAAGAGGGGCTTTGCAGACTTTTAAAGTGTATTATAATGACAACCCCATTACATTTTTACTTCGATCCAAACATCCCTTTTCCCCCCACGTTCTCCCTCTTGTATGTGATTTGAAAGTGTGAATGATATCTCATGGATCTCCTCAAATCCAGAATTTCCGAGGTGGAGTCCCACACCTTCGCCGGACTCCGCAGCCTCCGCTCCCTGGATTTGAGCAACAACCAGCTGGCAGTGGTTCACCCCGAAGCCTTCACCGTGCAGAACCAGTCTCTGCGGGACCTCAACCTGAGCCGAGCCCTCTACAACCACTCGTCTGTGATGGACCTGGCCACGTCTCTGCGCTGGAGCTCCCTGGGGATGCTGAAGGGACTGGACCTCTCCCACAACGGCCTCATCTATTTACCCTCGCACATCTTCTCCCACCTGGGCAGCCTGCAGCGGCTCCAGCTTTCCAACAACTCCCTAGTGGCCATCCACAACTCCACCTTCTCGGGTTTGGATGGTCTGCAGGAGCTGGACCTGACCCTCAACGCCCTGAAGACGGTGCCCGAGGAGGGCCTGCGAGAGCTGGACTCCCTGCCCAGAGCCGATCTCCTGCTGGGGGAAAACCCCTTCACGTGCACGTGTGGAATCGAACCTTTTGCTCTGTGGCTCAACAGATCACAGGGACGCATTAATGACGCCAAGGGCCTGGTGTGCGCCTTCCCAGCCAGCATGAGAAACACATCCATGCTGGCTGTGGGCACGCTGACACTGGGGTGCCAACGGAGCGGCGCGGGGGCGGACCTTGCTCTGCAGACCTCTTACGTCTTCTTGGGTATAGTCCTGGGCTTCGTTGGCCTAATCTTCCTCTTTGTACTTTATCTCAACCGCAAGGGCATCAAGAAGCGCATCAATGACTTGCGCGACGCCTGCCGGGAGGTGTGGGAGGGCTACCACTACCGCTTCGAGATCGACTCTGACCCCAGGTTATCACAGGTCTGCACGAGCGCCGACGCGTGAAATGGACTCCTTTCTATCGCATTTATCAgactacatctacactactacgttttggtttttaaaaaatgaatatcttttgcCACATTCAGGCCTCGCGTGCAAACTGCTTTGGTGTTTCCGAGCCCGtcaaacagacatttggaaacactgctgacaCATTTTTATTAGACATCTCGCTcagttccacctcgtcgtcggtccaagctaaaaaaaaccctgctcttactttccaccattgttgttctttctccaaagtattttatatatatatatatatatatatatatatatatatatatatatatatatatatatggacgATGGAGATGGAGAGTATTTCTGCGACTGGAGCTAAAACTTGTGTGAACATTTTTGTCTGAAAACGCCGCTTCAAAATTCAAACGTAGTAGCGCAGATGTAGCCTCAGtagcaaaatgtaaaaagtgtaCAGATTTGTctgtaaatatatacatacaatagTGTTAACAATCTTTCAGCCTCGTTGTTTAAAGCATGCACTGCCCGTCTTTCCTCATGACACAACTAATGAGCTCCTTTAATACAGGCGATATCAGATGCGTTTGTGAGTCAAATGGACATGAATGTTGcacggggaggggggggggttcatGGATTGACATTTCTTATATTCTCACCTGCTCCTTATCTTATTGTCCACACAAAAGCAACAGCAAGTGCCTAAAGTCAGCTAGGTGTTGTTTCCTAATCAGAGGGATCTAAACTGAACTCACTCTCTACGTGGCTCATTTGCATTCATTACTCTGTCAGATCCTGTCTTCGTATTTGGCGCGTAGAAAAGCAACAGAATGCCGCAATAAAATCCTGACACTACAAAACAGACCCCTGGGAATTGAAAGCACAATCACTCCTTCATCTTTGAACCATTTCAGGCCCTTTGGTCACTGCGTCCCTCAGCCCCAGGGTGCCACAGAGGAATTAAGCCTCCAAAG
This genomic interval carries:
- the tpbga gene encoding trophoblast glycoprotein a produces the protein MLGLAQRVVFCALLGSVYASCPPRCECSEAAHTVKCVSRDLRSVPTGIPGYTRNLFITGNQIRRIGPECFKGLDNVTNLSLSNNRISEVESHTFAGLRSLRSLDLSNNQLAVVHPEAFTVQNQSLRDLNLSRALYNHSSVMDLATSLRWSSLGMLKGLDLSHNGLIYLPSHIFSHLGSLQRLQLSNNSLVAIHNSTFSGLDGLQELDLTLNALKTVPEEGLRELDSLPRADLLLGENPFTCTCGIEPFALWLNRSQGRINDAKGLVCAFPASMRNTSMLAVGTLTLGCQRSGAGADLALQTSYVFLGIVLGFVGLIFLFVLYLNRKGIKKRINDLRDACREVWEGYHYRFEIDSDPRLSQVCTSADA